A part of Desulfomicrobium baculatum DSM 4028 genomic DNA contains:
- a CDS encoding sensor histidine kinase, with the protein MKLNPFRVDPAHPFQLVKFLSISTLVLILASSSLMSVFMTNYAKSALLKKNQAFARLLAENLNHQIYRRFTLPVVLGFGRVELKRNDQYERLAQVIESTIHSFHVLDLRIYDEQNEVAFSTDVKQVGNNELGGEAVQAAIDSGKISFELLNSLSIWDVLVGINLEDGDVVLRTVYPLRAERDLRFRDQPGPLLGILELTQDITSDYETVLHLQRLIILTTFMGSAALYGLIFFLIRKADRVLDERLRDKDRLEKELLQNEKLASMGRMVASIAHEIRNPLGIIRSSAELLLKRQKAEGGANVKMLEAIFHESKRLSQTVNDFLDYARPRQPSLEDVDLEKVVRHAVGFLTQEGQEHGVAVESSLTEGYVVQGDRDLLYRGFYNLISNAIQACDDGGQVRIMPVCHEGQMAVLVQDTGTGFDSKQLDRYVEPFFTTKDTGTGLGLAITSSIFQIHGAEMILRNGPHGGAEALVVFSEHC; encoded by the coding sequence ATGAAGCTCAATCCCTTTCGCGTAGATCCGGCCCATCCTTTCCAACTGGTAAAATTTTTGTCCATCAGCACGCTGGTGCTGATTCTGGCGTCCAGCAGTCTCATGTCGGTGTTCATGACCAATTACGCCAAGAGCGCCCTGCTGAAGAAAAATCAGGCGTTCGCCAGGCTATTGGCCGAGAACCTCAATCATCAGATCTACAGACGTTTCACCTTGCCGGTGGTGCTCGGCTTCGGGCGGGTGGAGCTCAAACGCAACGATCAGTACGAACGCTTGGCGCAGGTCATCGAATCGACCATCCACTCCTTTCATGTGCTTGATCTGCGTATCTACGACGAGCAGAACGAGGTCGCTTTCAGCACCGATGTCAAACAGGTCGGGAACAACGAATTGGGCGGCGAGGCCGTGCAGGCGGCAATAGACAGCGGCAAGATCAGCTTTGAGTTGCTGAACTCTTTAAGCATCTGGGACGTGCTTGTCGGCATCAATCTCGAAGACGGGGACGTGGTGCTGCGCACGGTGTATCCGCTGAGAGCCGAGCGAGATCTGCGTTTCCGGGATCAGCCCGGGCCGCTTCTGGGCATTCTCGAATTAACCCAGGACATCACCAGCGATTATGAAACCGTGCTGCATCTGCAGCGGCTCATCATCCTGACCACGTTCATGGGCTCTGCCGCCCTTTACGGACTCATCTTTTTTCTCATCCGCAAGGCCGACCGCGTGCTCGACGAAAGGCTGCGGGACAAGGATCGTCTGGAAAAGGAATTGCTCCAGAACGAAAAACTGGCCTCCATGGGGCGCATGGTGGCCAGCATCGCGCATGAAATCCGCAATCCGCTGGGCATCATCCGCAGCAGCGCGGAACTTTTGCTCAAACGGCAAAAGGCCGAAGGCGGAGCCAATGTGAAGATGCTGGAGGCCATTTTCCACGAGTCCAAGCGCTTGAGCCAGACCGTAAACGATTTTCTTGACTATGCGAGGCCGCGCCAGCCGTCCCTGGAAGATGTCGATCTGGAGAAGGTCGTGCGCCACGCCGTGGGATTTTTGACCCAGGAGGGGCAGGAGCACGGGGTGGCGGTGGAAAGCTCGCTGACGGAGGGTTATGTGGTCCAGGGAGACCGGGATCTCTTGTATCGCGGTTTTTACAACCTGATCAGCAACGCAATCCAGGCCTGCGACGATGGCGGGCAGGTGCGCATCATGCCGGTCTGTCATGAGGGTCAGATGGCCGTGCTGGTGCAGGACACCGGCACCGGCTTCGACTCCAAGCAACTGGACCGCTACGTCGAGCCTTTTTTCACGACCAAGGATACGGGCACGGGCCTTGGCCTTGCCATAACAAGTTCCATTTTTCAGATTCACGGCGCGGAAATGATCCTCAGGAACGGTCCCCACGGTGGGGCCGAAGCCTTGGTGGTTTTTTCCGAGCATTGCTAG